The Vidua chalybeata isolate OUT-0048 chromosome 6, bVidCha1 merged haplotype, whole genome shotgun sequence genome has a segment encoding these proteins:
- the NKX2-8 gene encoding homeobox protein Nkx-2.8, with product MATSGRISFTVRSILDLPEQDANSIKQASDHRHSAENYTGSPYRGWIETDRNHYPSSDESGPEMSLPDSTQRSLPARGSEAEEKKKKRRVLFSKAQTLELERRFRQQRYLSAPEREQLARLLSLTPTQVKIWFQNHRYKMKRARSEGPGSPQPRPPALLRRVVVPVLVRDGEPCRGCPASPPAPTARPKLGCALAGCSAQAALALPGYRACPPAAALGVFPAYQHLAHPAVVSWGW from the exons ATGGCCACATCTGGGAGGATCAGTTTTACAGTGAGGAGCATTTTGGATTTACCAGAGCAGGATGCTAATAGCATAAAGCAAGCCTCTGACCATCGTCACTCAGCGGAGAACTACACCGGCTCGCCGTATCGAGGGTGGATAGAAACAGACAGGAATCACTATCCCT CTTCCGACGAGAGCGGCCCGGAGATGAGCTTGCCCGACTCCACCCAAAGGTCGCTCCCCGCCCGCGGCTCGGAGGCcgaggagaagaagaagaagcgGCGGGTGCTCTTCTCCAAGGCGCAGACGCTGGAGTTGGAGCGGCGGTTCCGGCAGCAGCGATACCTTTCGGCGCCCGAGCGGGAGCAGCTGGCCCGGCTGCTCAGCCTCACCCCCACACAGGTGAAAATCTGGTTCCAGAACCACCGCTACAAGATGAAGCGGGCGCGAAGCGAGGGCCCCGGCAGCCCCCAGCCGCGCCCGCCGGCCCTGCTGCGCCGGGTGGTGGTGCCGGTCCTGGTGCGGGACGGGGAGCCCTGCCGCGGCTGCCCCGCCAGCCCACCGGCTCCCACAGCGCGCCCCAAGCTGGGCTGCGCCCTGGCGGGGTGCAGCGCCCAGGCCGCCCTCGCCCTGCCGGGCTACCGAGcctgcccgcccgccgccgccctcgGCGTCTTCCCCGCGTACCAGCACTTAGCGCACCCCGCCGTCGTCTCCTGGGGATGGTGA